The Candidatus Methylomirabilota bacterium genome contains the following window.
GGCCGCCACCCTCGATCAGATCAGTGGCGGCCGATTCGAGCTTGGTATCGGCGCCGGCTGGCACGAGCTGGAGTACCACGCCTACGGCTTCGACTTTCCGAGCCCGGGCGTACGGATCGACCAGCTCGCCGAGGGCATCCAGATCATCAAGCGGCTGTGGGCGGGCGAGCAGTTCGACTTCGCCGGGATACACTACCGGCTGAAAGGAGCCATCTGCCGGCCGCGCCCGCTCCAGTCTCCCCGTCCGCCGATCATGATCGGCGGCGCGGGCGAGAAGAAGATGCTGCGGCTGGTCGCTCAGGAGGCCGACATCTGGAACGCGTCGGCGGGCAACTATGCGCAGCTCGACCACAAGACCGCCGTGCTGCGCGAGCACTGCCGGGCCGTCGGTCGCGACTTTGCCAGTCTCGAGCTCTCGCTCCAGGACCTCGTGGTCATCGCGCCGACCGACGCGGCCCTCCAGGCCCCCCTCGAAGACGCGCGCCAGCGCCTCGCCTTC
Protein-coding sequences here:
- a CDS encoding TIGR03560 family F420-dependent LLM class oxidoreductase, producing MSPDRRIRFGALLRQADNRWPAIAESARICDDLGFDSIYFIDHLLALPDPSSDILESWTTMTACATITKRVRVGGNVLCNSFRSPALLAKMAATLDQISGGRFELGIGAGWHELEYHAYGFDFPSPGVRIDQLAEGIQIIKRLWAGEQFDFAGIHYRLKGAICRPRPLQSPRPPIMIGGAGEKKMLRLVAQEADIWNASAGNYAQLDHKTAVLREHCRAVGRDFASLELSLQDLVVIAPTDAALQAPLEDARQRLAFFGDVDKIATIGTPDRCIETLRHKVAQGITYFICLFTDGGQPETVRLFGERVLPAFR